Proteins encoded in a region of the Ciona intestinalis chromosome 6, KH, whole genome shotgun sequence genome:
- the tcf/lef gene encoding transcription factor protein (The RefSeq protein has 1 frameshift compared to this genomic sequence): MPQLNSDEAANDEPKTYNDERVGEEDERGWHENDELDNIKGDLVEEEDRDPHRRQSYDVPAKVNSRHRDSSHRSTDDLDRDLPSDIASSRPNFPYLQQDIGAAIALNQQSLLSSLPSSSQVPYNPYAYHHFLYGTPSPTDIDGKPGLPRHNDVPAMYPLPGQLGQIPNPLSPWGPTSPTPFICTASAMAGMLRYPYPFASQFTSTSGGMSAITPFPLVPPHVSGMHSTMIPHPAMALPGHLPNGHNQSKGGVDKKNFGPEPGSKKREKGDKPSRPYVKKPLNAFMLYMKEQRAKVVAECTLKESAAINQILGRKWHSLNREEQQKYYEMARKERQLHQQMFPGWSARDNYW; the protein is encoded by the exons ATGCCTCAGTTAAACTCGGATGAAGCTGCCAATGATGAGCCAAAAACCTATAACGATGAAAGGGTAGGCGAAGAGGACGAACGAGGGTGGCATGAAAATGATGAACTTGACAACATAAAGGGTGATTTAGTCGAGGAAGAAGACAGAGACCCACACAGGCGACAATCTTACGATGTTCCG GCAAAAGTAAACTCTCGACACAGAGATTCCAGCCACAGAAGTACAGATGATTTAGACAGAG atCTTCCAAGTGATATAGCATCATCACGTCCAAACTTCCCTTATCTTCAGCAAGACATTGGAGCTGCTATTGCTTTAAACCAGCAGTCGTTGTTGTCGTCTCTACCATCGTCT AGTCAAGTGCCTTATAACCCTTATGCATATCACCACTTCTTGTATGGTACACCTTCCCCTACAGATATAGATGGGAAACCAG GTTTACCACGACATAATGATGTACCAGCTATGTACCCACTACCTGGTCAACTTGGTCAAATACCTAACCCACTTAGTCCATGGGG ACCAACTAGCCCAACACCATTCATATGTACTGCTAGTGCAATGGCTGGCATGTTGCGATATCCATATCCATTTGCATCACAATTTACATCAACTTCGGGTGGTATGAGTGCTATAACACCTTTTCCACTGGTGCCCCCTCATGTTAGTGGCATGCATTCCACTATGATACCACACCCTGCCATGGCATTACCTGGGCATTTACCTAATGGCCACAACCAAAGTAAAGGGGGTGTAGATAAAAA AAATTTTGGGCCTGAACCTGGCTCAAAGAAACGCGAAAAAGGCGACAAACCAAGTCGGCCATATGTGAAGAAACCACTCAATGCATTCATGCTCTATATGAAGGAACAACGGGCAAAAGTGGTCGCTGAATGCACGCTGAAAGAAAGTGCGGCAATCAACCAAATACTTGGAAGAAAG TGGCACAGTCTTAACCGTGAAgagcaacaaaaatattacgaGATGGCTCGAAAAGAACGTCAACTTCACCAACAGATGTTTCCAGGTTGGAGTGCCAGAGATAAtta gtaa